A stretch of Cucumis sativus cultivar 9930 chromosome 2, Cucumber_9930_V3, whole genome shotgun sequence DNA encodes these proteins:
- the LOC101205759 gene encoding probable disease resistance protein At5g63020 translates to MDILVSVIAATIKPIGHQLGYLVCYNRNKKELREQLENLETTKKDVNQRVEEAKGKSYTISEEVSKWLADVDNAITHDELSNSNPSCFNLAQRYQLSRKREKQVNYILQLMNKRNSFVEVGYRAPLPDTENTVVPGDYQVLESKTLLAKDIKNALSKPEVNKIGVYGMAGVGKTYFLNEVKKLVLKGEDRLFDRVIDVRVGRFNDVTDIQEQIGDQLNVELPKSKEGRASFLRNNLAKMEGNILILLDDLWKEYDLLKEIGIPLSKDGCKVLITSRSQDILTNNMNTQECFQVSSLSEEESWKFFMAIIGDKFDTIYKKNIAKNVAKECGGLPLALDTIAKALKGKDMHHWEDALTKLRNSIGMDIKGVSDKVYASLRLSYDHLDGEETKLIFLLCSVFPDDYKISIKNLQMYAMCMRLLNKVKTWEDSKNRVMKLVNDLISSSLLLEAESDSKDKYVKMHDVVRDVAIHIASKEGNMSTLNIGYNKVNEWEDECRSGSHRAIFANCDNLNNLPLKMNFPQLELLILRVSYWLVEDNLQIPYAFFDGMVKLKVLDLTGMCCLRPLWTTPSLNNLQALCMLRCEFNDIDTIGELKKLEVLRIVKCNMLDHLPPTMSQLTHLKVLEVLNCPKLEVVPANIFSSMTKLEELKLQDSFCRWGEEVWYKDRLVKNVTVSELNCLPCLSNLSLESWNVKILSEISSQTCKKLKEFWICSNESDDFIQPKVSNEYATTLMLNIESQVGSIDEGLEILLQRSERLIVSDSKGNFINAMFKPNGNGYPCLKYLWMIDENGNSEMAHLIGSDFTSLKYLIIFGMKRLENIVPRHISLSPFKKVKTIAIQFCGQIRNLFSFSIFKDLLDLQEIEVINCGKMEGIIFMEIGDQLNICSCPLTSLQLENVDKLTSFCTKDLIQESSQSIIPFFDGQVSFPELNDLSIVGGNNLETLWHKNNNPTTGSFCKLQSIRIEQCTQLRCMFPSNMLTSLASLHTIQIISCASLKRIFEIENQSFNDTTVLWSLNELHLLNLPNLKQVWRKDIIKILTFPSLKRVKIHGCTKLTHVWKDNNKVTRSFDSLERIEVEKCKNLKYLLPSSIAFLNLKELHIKKCNGMINLFSSTVTKKLVNLSSIKVSYCKGMRCMVEVDQAENDEIITFKKLSTLELDYLPRLDSFYSGKCMLEFPCLESLVIKRCPEMKTFSYGVIIAPRLQTLWMNDKEFGVSSPACGINETIQNFPRRVLHPNEEEDCSDSDLSR, encoded by the exons ATGGACATTTTAGTTTCAGTCATTGCAGCAACAATTAAACCTATTGGACATCAATTAGGTTACCTTGTTTGCTATAACAGAAACAAGAAGGAGCTTAGAGAACAACTTGAAAATCTTGAGACTACTAAAAAGGATGTGAATCAAAGGGTTGAAGAGGCAAAAGGCAAATCGTATACAATCTCTGAGGAAGTTTCAAAGTGGTTGGCCGATGTGGATAATGCAATAACCCATGATGAGCTATCCAACTCCAACCCATCTTGCTTTAACTTGGCTCAACGATACCAGCTAAGTAGAAAAAGGGAGAAGCAAGTGAATTATATTCTTCAACTcatgaacaaaagaaacagCTTTGTCGAAGTTGGATATCGTGCACCTCTTCCGGATACTGAGAATACTGTTGTTCCCGGAGATTACCAAGTTTTGGAATCAAAAACATTATTGGCTAAAGATATCAAGAATGCGCTTTCGAAACCTGAGGTCAATAAGATTGGTGTTTATGGTATGGCAGGTGTTGgaaaaacttattttcttaacgAAGTTAAGAAATTGGTGTTGAAAGGGGAAGACAGATTGTTTGATCGAGTTATTGATGTGCGTGTAGGTCGATTTAATGATGTAACAGACATACAAGAACAAATTGGTGATCAATTGAACGTAGAATTGCCAAAAAGTAAAGAGGGAAGAGCGTCTTTTCTACGGAATAATTTGGCGAAAATGGAGGGTAATATCCTCATTTTATTAGATGATTTGTGGAAGGAATATGATCTTTTAAAAGAGATTGGGATTCCATTAAGTAAAGATGGATGTAAGGTACTCATTACAAGTCGATCACAAGATATATTAACCAATAATATGAATACACAGGAGTGTTTTCAGGTGAGTTCGTTATCTGAAGAAGAGTCTTGGAAGTTTTTTATGGCAATCATTGGTGATAAGTTTGATacaatttataagaaaaacattgCAAAGAATGTTGCAAAAGAATGTGGAGGGTTACCGCTTGCACTTGATACCATTGCAAAAGCATTGAAGGGGAAAGATATGCACCATTGGGAGGATGCTTTAACCAAATTGAGAAATTCTATTGGAATGGATATTAAAGGGGTGAGTGACAAAGTTTATGCTTCACTTAGATTGAGTTATGATCATCTAGATggagaagaaacaaaattaatatttcttcTTTGCAGCGTATTTCCAGATGATTATAagatttctataaaaaatttgcaaatgtATGCCATGTGTATGAGATTATTGAATAAAGTAAAAACTTGGGAGGATTCAAAAAATAGGGTCATGAAGTTGGTTAATGATCTAATATCGTCTTCTTTACTTCTCGAGGCTGAGAGCGATTCAAAAGACAAGTATGTTAAAATGCACGATGTGGTTCGTGATGTTGCGATACACATTGCATCCAAGGAAGGTAACATGTCTACATTGAACATTGGATATAATAAAGTTAATGAATGGGAAGATGAATGCAGAAGTGGTTCTCATCGTGCCATTTTTGCAAACTGTGATAACTTAAACAATCTTCCCCTAAAGATGAATTTTCCACAACTTGAGTTGTTGATATTAAGAGTTTCTTATTGGTTGGTGGAAGATAATCTTCAAATTCCATATGCATTTTTTGATGGAATGGTAAAGCTCAAGGTTTTGGACTTGACAGGAATGTGTTGCCTCAGACCATTGTGGACAACACCATCATTAAACAACCTTCAAGCATTGTGTATGTTGCGTTGCGAATTTAACGACATTGATACAATCGGAGAGCTAAAGAAACTGGAAGTTTTGAGAATCGTTAAGTGTAACATGCTAGATCATTTACCTCCAACTATGAGTCAATTGACACACCTTAAGGTACTAGAAGTTTTAAATTGCCCTAAATTGGAGGTGGTTCCTGCAAACATTTTTTCAAGTATGACAAAACTCGAAGAATTGAAATTACAAGACAGCTTTTGTAGATGGGGAGAAGAAGTATGGTACAAGGATCGATTGGTCAAGAATGTCACAGTTTCAGAATTGAATTGTCTGCCATGTCTATCTAATTTAAGTTTAGAAAGTTGGAATGTTAAGATTCTATCTGAAATAAGTTCACAAACTTGTAAgaagttaaaagaattttgGATTTGTAGTAATGAATCAGATGATTTTATTCAACCCAAGGTTTCTAATGAATATGCAACAACCTTGATGCTTAACATTGAATCCCAAGTTGGTTCAATTGATGAAGGACTTGAAATACTATTGCAAAGAAGTGAGAGATTGATTGTAAGTGATTCAAAGGGTAATTTTATAAATGCAATGTTCAAGCCAAATGGAAATGGCTATCCCTGTTTGAAGTATCTATGGATGATTGATGAAAATGGTAATTCAGAAATGGCACATTTAATTGGAAGTGACTTTACTTCTCTAAagtatttgattatttttgggATGAAGAGATTGGAGAACATTGTTCCTAGGCATATTTCACTAAGCCCTTTCAAGAAGGTTAAAACTATTGCAATTCAATTTTGTGGGCAGATAAGGaatcttttctcattctctaTTTTTAAAGACCTTTTAGATCTTCAAGAGATTGAGGTGATTAATTGTGGTAAGATGGAAGGGATTATATTCATGGAAATTGGAGATCAACTCAACATTTGCTCTTGTCCTTTAACTTCTTTACAACTTGAAAATGTGGATAAACTTACAAGTTTTTGCACCAAAGACTTAATCCAAGAAAGTTCACAAAGTATCATTCCCTTTTTTGATGGTCAG GTTTCATTTCCTGAGTTGAATGATTTATCAATTGTTGGAGGTAACAATTTGGAGACGTTATGGCATAAAAACAATAACCCAACTACAGGTTCCTTTTGCAAACTCCAATCAATAAGAATTGAACAATGCACTCAATTAAGATGCATGTTTCCTTCAAACATGTTGACATCACTTGCTTCGTTACATACAATACAAATCATTTCTTGCGCGTCATTAAAAAggatatttgaaattgaaaaccaAAGTTTTAATGACACAACAGTTTTGTGGTCATTGAATGAGTTGCATTTACTCAATCTACCAAATCTCAAACAAGTGTGGAGAAAAGACatcatcaaaattttgacatttccaTCTCTAAAGAGAGTAAAAATCCATGGCTGTACTAAGCTAACACACGTATGGAAGGACAACAATAAAGTAACCAGAAGCTTTGATAGCTTGGAGAGGATTGAAGTAGAAAAATGCAAGAATTTGAAGTATTTACTGCCATCATCAATTGCATTCTTAAACCTGAAGGAGCTTCACATCAAGAAATGTAATGGAATGATCAATTTGTTCAGCTCTACAGTGACAAAAAAGCTAGTGAATCTCAGCTCCATTAAAGTATCTTATTGTAAAGGAATGAGATGCATGGTTGAAGTAGATCAAgcagaaaatgatgaaattattACTTTCAAGAAATTGAGTACGTTGGAATTAGATTATTTACCACGATTGGATAGCTTTTACTCTGGCAAATGCATGCTTGAGTTTCCCTGTTTGGAGAGTTTGGTTATAAAAAGATGTCCTGAAATGAAGACATTTTCGTATGGAGTAATAATCGCGCCAAGATTACAAACCTTGTGGATGAACGATAAAGAATTTGGAGTATCATCACCAGCATGTGGGATAAATGAAACCATACAAAATTTTCCGAGGCGAGTG CTTCACCcaaacgaagaagaagattgtTCAGATTCTGATTTAAGCAGATGA
- the LOC116402144 gene encoding proline-rich receptor-like protein kinase PERK14 yields the protein MLGLKKFSFFLFFSFSFFFLFPISFFLPVRPSPSPQPQPPRLFSFLPYAATTPPSPSPFLLFSLFLPPFPSVFLSAAAQPPHPSPSLRSRSKTTTDRPPFLFSFPFAAPPQTVASIPHMKKRRRASYIVRLGLPCRLPEIKAKGDVMAMG from the exons ATGTTagggttaaaaaaattttcttttttccttttcttttctttttcctttttctttcttttccctatttccttcttcctccccgTGCGTCCTTCCCCTTCTCCCCAGCCGCAACCGCCGcgcctcttctccttcctcccgTACGCCGCGACGACTCCACCGTCTCCTTctcctttccttctcttttctcttttccttccgCCGTTCCCTTCCGTCTTTCTTTCCGCCGCAGCCCAGCCGCCCCAtccttccccttctctccGTTCGCGAAGCAAAACCACCACCGACCGACCTCcattcctcttctccttcccgtTCGCAGCCCCGCCGCAAACCGTCGCCTCCATTCCTCATATGAAGAAACGCCGACGCGCGTCCTACATCG TCCGCCTTGGTCTCCCCTGCCGTCTTCCG GAAATCAAGGCCAAAGGAGATGTCATGGCTATGGGCTGa